A region of the Pseudorca crassidens isolate mPseCra1 chromosome 9, mPseCra1.hap1, whole genome shotgun sequence genome:
CCGCTGTGCTCTCGAGCAGTAATGGTGCCGGTAATACGAAGGTTCTGGATGATAACAGGGCCATCTGGACTGCTCAGGGGCTCAAAGCTGAAGGTGGCTGAGCTGAGGGGACCAGGTGGAGAGGAGGAGAGCAGTACCTGTGGGAGACTAGGATCTAGGGAGCTCACACCATTGGTGAGATCTTTCTCTAAGCACGAGGGTCGTGGGGGACACATCCTTTCTGGACTGGCCAGCAAAGTTGTAACAGAGGTGACATCTCCCTGCTCTACGTCCTTGTCTGCTGTGTCAATCTGGATCTCTGGGCAGGAATTCAGCATGGAGACAAGCAGGCTGGTCTCTGTTTCTGTTCCTGGACCCTCCTCAGCTTCTGCCCCTTCAATTCCTTCAGATCCCTCTTCATCCTTAGACTCCAGAGCCTGGGAACCCCCTAGGGCACACAGGGAGTCCTGAATCCTGGCAGAGAGGAAGGTGCCTGGGTTCACGAGCATGATGGTTTCTTTGCCCAGTTCAGACAACGGAGACTCCAGCTCTGCGTCTTCGGACAAGAACAGAGGCTGCAGGAAGTGAGAAGAGTTGTTTCCTACTTCTCTCTCTTCTAGCACTCCCCCCAAATCTCCCTCCAGTGCTTCATGGCCTTCTTCGACTTCTGGGGAGGGGTGTGAAGGCTCACTATAGTTTAGGAGCACTGAGGCTGGAGAAGGGGCTCTCGCATCTGCTAGACTCTGGACCTCCACAATCAGTGGCAGAGATGTGGGCACTGAGGGCTGTTCCAGGGCACTGGCTGGGCAGAGTGGTTTACCCACTCCTGCTGGGCCAGTTCTGGCCTTGGAAAAGATGCCCACTAGCACAAGGTGTATCCAGTCCGGATCTGAGAGCTTGCTGATCAGTGGTAACATGACATTGCAAGTAATGAGTTCCACCACTACATGGCGGCCGGTCCGGGTCTCCAAGTGGGGCTTTGGCACTAGGCCTTGAAGCAACACGTTCACAATGCCACGTGTGTAGGCGACCTCAGCCCTGGGACTCTGTACTGCAGGATGTGGGGCGGTGGCCTGGCAGTAAGCCTCCCAGAGCTGGGAGGGCTCAGCTGTGCCACTCTGCTTCCCCGTCGTGGCCTCCTTTGCCTGAAGATAGCTCTGCAAGTGACAACCACAGAGAGTGAGAACCCTCTGGGCAAGAGCATGGCTGTCCACCCTGGCCATCCTCCTCCGGAGCTCCTGGACCAACCCTCGCATGgctgcctccatttcctcctcgAAGGCAGGCTCCTGGCTCACTGTGCGATACCAGGACGACACGAAGTCCCGCATGACCATCCGGATGGTGCGGTCGATCTCCTGCTCCAGCTGCCTCTCGGCCTCGGGGTTTGGGGGGCAGACAGCCATGGGGATGAAGCGCTCCAGGTGCAGCCGACCCGAAGGCCCCACGATGGCGTCGGCGCCCAGCCATCCTCCCAGCACCAACAGCAGCGCAGACAGAAGGCACAGGAGCCACACGTTGACCAGGAGGTGGATGACCAGAAGCCAGCCGAGCACGGCCCCCAGGGCCACCAGCTTCCGGCTACTCAGCAGGTGACTGACGCTGGGCCCGGCCGGGGGCTCCTGCGCCGCGGTCGCGGTCTCTGCCTTCATGGCAGGCGGGAGGGGGCTCCCCGGAccagctgccccctcctccaTGTCAGAGCCGGCGATGGGGCGCCTACTGCGGCGCGGACACGAGAGCCGGGCGGCGGGCCCCGACGTCCTACAGGCAGGGCCCGGCGACAGGGGTGGCTCGACGGCTCGGCCTCTCCGCAGCCCCCTCCGGCCGGGGCGCGGCCCTCGAGGAAAACCCTTCGGCCTTCATGGTGCCAGGGCGGCGGCCCGCGGCCTCagagggtgggcagggccatgggCCCACAGAACATTCACGGACGCCGAGGACCGGGGCGCCCGGGAACGGCTCGCGCTGCGCCCCGCCCCGCTGAGTCCCACCTGCAGTGAACTTAGCGGCGTCTCCTCCGCGGCCTCACAGGGTTCCTCGCCGGGCTGGAACCGCCGGGCACCGGCGCTCCGCAGCCCGGCTCTTGTCTAAGCGGCCGTCCGGCCCGGCACCGGCGACCACTTCCGGGTCGGCGGGAGCGAGGCATGTCGGGAGAGCGCCGCGCGCCCCGCGGCCCGATGCGGCCCGGCGCGGCCCGGCTCCCCCTGGTGGTGAGAAGCCTCCGTGACCGCACAGCGCGAGCTAGCCAAGCGTGCGCCCACTTCCCAGAGATGGGGACCTGCGAGCAGGCTTGCAGGTAAGGACCCTCCGAGACTCACTTCCCGCTCTAGGGATTAAATGAAGTTTGCAAACACCGGGTACCGTTTAAGCAAACTCAGTAGTCCAATTACTTTAATCTCATTTGGGCATATTTTAGTTGGCCTGGTGATACATTTTAACATTCACCCCCTACTCCCCAGCGCCCGTCTCCCAACACCCAGCTCAGCTCAGCGAACTTGTGCTCAGGAATTGCTGAATACAAGGCATAAAACATTAACACAGAGATAGATTTATTCCTAAAATTTCATAATACCgtataataaaatcttttttttgtgATTTGGGGTTATTTGCTGGTGGCATTGCCCGAGCAATTAAATCTTTTGAGCATCtgctaggttcaatccctgtgaTAGGTAGTGTGGAGGAGTAGAAGCGGTCCTTGTCCTCAAGGACCTTGCAGATAATTGCGGAGACGAGTTCTTGGGTCATGAGTGCATATTTAATAATGCACGTCAGTATGGGATATGGTCAAATGCAAATTATTATACGTATGAGGGGAAGGAAAGGTCACCGTGGGTTGTAGTGGTTAAGGGAGACCTCAAAGAGAAGGGAGCCTTTCTGCTGCCTTTCTATTCCCCTCcatctcttcttcccttttcctccccaaatatataggaaaagaaagcagagatAGAGATGTATGTTCAGACAGTCTTCTGATAGATTTGCTTGGGAATGTGCTCTGTTTgattggttttgggttttttgcctTCAGTTGCCCACACAGACGGAATTACCTGTAGGAAAATTAAGTATTCGACAGTAGCACTGACCAGGTGTAAGAGTGTTGGTGCCAGTTTCATGTGAAGCCGGCTTCCTTCTGCATTTTGGCCCCCAGGAGCTCTGTGTGCATGtggctttcctttttattttggcaCGGGACGTGTATCATTTGTACAGGGCTGTTCATGGTTGTCTTCAGCACTCTCTGTGCTGTTAGCAGCTTTTCATCATGATGGCCTTAGTCCCCACATATTTAGAGGAATCTTCAGGCAAACTCCAACCCAAAATTGTGCCAACAGGAAGCACATCGTGGCTTCTCCTCTCATCTCCGTTTCAGCTATTGGGGTAAAGATCTCTTTTGAATGCAAAGGGAACCATTGTTTAGATGTGGGGCATAGTTCATGACTATCACTTCTAAAGCAAAAGTTGGATTTAGCATCAAAGTGCCCACAAAGCGAACTGGGCACATTCCTGAGCTCCCAGAACGCTGGCCACTTCACTGGTGCTCTGCTTCTCACAGAAAAGGAGCCTCAGAAGTGAGTGCTGCTGTCTTTGTCCTCCCAGACCATTCCATTGTCCTCAGGGGCAGTTAGAAGATCACAGAGAAATGTCCCTGCCACCGAGCCAAGAACTAAAATAAGAACTGGATGatgaggacttccctgttggtgcagtggttaagaatccgcctgcctgtgcaggggacatgggttcgggccctgcgccggtaagatcccacatgccatggagcaactaagcccatgtgccacaactgctgagcctgtgctctagagtctgcgagccacaactactgagcctgtgtgccacaactactgaagcctgtgtgcctagagctcgtgctccacaacaagagaagccaccacagtgagaagcctgtgcactgcaacgagtagaccccgctcgctgcaactagagaaagcctgcgcgcagcaacaaagacccaacacagccaataaataaataaataaacttatatatatataaaaaagaagtgGATGTTGGAGGGACTGAGGATGAGTCTGAAGAATTCCCCAAGATGGTTCAGAGAGGAAGTTTACTCTGCAGCAGAATCTGGAATGCTCCGGGCAGGAAAAACTGACCTTGTAAGTGGGCGCTGTGCCACCTGACCAGATGGTCTGGAGCACTGAGGTAGCCGAGAGTGCCTTCCTGCTTCTGAAGTGGATACGATGAAGCAGCATCTGCAGATGAACGTGCCAGCGCACTtgtcattttgactggtgtgagctgctGCCTGGGGGTCTGGGGCGAAGGGCCTCATTCTCCAAACAGATTAATCactggggggaggtgggagcagGACTGGTGTCTGGTGGTGGTGACGGTGTGTGGACATGGCGGGGGAGGCTGGCTGTTTGGCCATATCATTCACTATCTCTGagatccttctttctttccttcttatcaTTTCTCAAAATACTCTAGGCATCTTGCCAGAGTGCTGGGGATAACAGGACACATAGGACACTGTAATTCACCTAAGGGGACTCAGTCTAGTTACAGGACAGAGACACTGTtgttgtgagtttgtttttgtttttttacattttggccatgtggcatgtggtatcttagttccctgaccagggatcgaaccatgcCCACTATGGTGGAAgcacggagttctaaccactggaccgccagaaaGACACTGTTGTGTCTTGTTTTtcttacacctttattggagtataattgctttacaatgttgtgttagtttctgctgtacaacaaagtgatatgtatacatatatacatatccccatatcccctccctcttgagcctccctcccaccctccctatcccacccctctaggttgtcacaaagcaccaagctgacctccctgtgctatgcagcagcttcccactagctgttttacatttggtagtgtatatatgtcaatgccaccctctcactttatcccagcctccc
Encoded here:
- the SNX19 gene encoding sorting nexin-19 isoform X1 translates to MEEGAAGPGSPLPPAMKAETATAAQEPPAGPSVSHLLSSRKLVALGAVLGWLLVIHLLVNVWLLCLLSALLLVLGGWLGADAIVGPSGRLHLERFIPMAVCPPNPEAERQLEQEIDRTIRMVMRDFVSSWYRTVSQEPAFEEEMEAAMRGLVQELRRRMARVDSHALAQRVLTLCGCHLQSYLQAKEATTGKQSGTAEPSQLWEAYCQATAPHPAVQSPRAEVAYTRGIVNVLLQGLVPKPHLETRTGRHVVVELITCNVMLPLISKLSDPDWIHLVLVGIFSKARTGPAGVGKPLCPASALEQPSVPTSLPLIVEVQSLADARAPSPASVLLNYSEPSHPSPEVEEGHEALEGDLGGVLEEREVGNNSSHFLQPLFLSEDAELESPLSELGKETIMLVNPGTFLSARIQDSLCALGGSQALESKDEEGSEGIEGAEAEEGPGTETETSLLVSMLNSCPEIQIDTADKDVEQGDVTSVTTLLASPERMCPPRPSCLEKDLTNGVSSLDPSLPQVLLSSSPPGPLSSATFSFEPLSSPDGPVIIQNLRITGTITAREHSGTGFHPYTLYTVKYETALDCESSSGLQQLAYHTVNRRYREFLNLQTRLEEKSDLRKFIKNVKGPKKLFPDLPFGNMDSDRVEARKSLLESFLKQLCAIPEIANSEEMQEFLALNTDARIAFVKKPFMVSRIDKVVVSAIVDTLKTAFPRSEPQSPTEELSEAETESKPQPEGKKATKSRLRFPSSKIAPALNITETQEKILYCLREGSVESEILSMSGMESFIEKQTKLLETQPAEAPGKDSEQISKGCVDDCVSGAAVPAQDLSNSDPGTETELADTALDLLLLLLMEQWRWLCTENVQKVIHLIFGTLIQRWLEVQVATLTCPQRWVQYLRLLQESIWPGGLLPEYPRPVRTQEQKAAAEKQALQSLMGVLPDIVVEILGVNKCRLSWSLVLESLRQPLINRHLIYCLWDIILEFLDLSASAEESAITSSAADTPGSPKKMGISP
- the SNX19 gene encoding sorting nexin-19 isoform X6; translation: MEEGAAGPGSPLPPAMKAETATAAQEPPAGPSVSHLLSSRKLVALGAVLGWLLVIHLLVNVWLLCLLSALLLVLGGWLGADAIVGPSGRLHLERFIPMAVCPPNPEAERQLEQEIDRTIRMVMRDFVSSWYRTVSQEPAFEEEMEAAMRGLVQELRRRMARVDSHALAQRVLTLCGCHLQSYLQAKEATTGKQSGTAEPSQLWEAYCQATAPHPAVQSPRAEVAYTRGIVNVLLQGLVPKPHLETRTGRHVVVELITCNVMLPLISKLSDPDWIHLVLVGIFSKARTGPAGVGKPLCPASALEQPSVPTSLPLIVEVQSLADARAPSPASVLLNYSEPSHPSPEVEEGHEALEGDLGGVLEEREVGNNSSHFLQPLFLSEDAELESPLSELGKETIMLVNPGTFLSARIQDSLCALGGSQALESKDEEGSEGIEGAEAEEGPGTETETSLLVSMLNSCPEIQIDTADKDVEQGDVTSVTTLLASPERMCPPRPSCLEKDLTNGVSSLDPSLPQVLLSSSPPGPLSSATFSFEPLSSPDGPVIIQNLRITGTITAREHSGTGFHPYTLYTVKYETALDCESSSGLQQLAYHTVNRRYREFLNLQTRLEEKSDLRKFIKNVKGPKKLFPDLPFGNMDSDRVEARKSLLESFLKQLCAIPEIANSEEMQEFLALNTDARIAFVKKPFMVSRIDKVVVSAIVDTLKTAFPRSEPQSPTEELSEAETESKPQPEGKKATKSRLRFPSSKIAPALNITETQEKILYCLREGSVESEILSMSGMESFIEKQTKLLETQPAEAPGKDSEQISKGCVDDCVSGAAVPAQDLSNSDPGTETELADTALDLLLLLLMEQWRWLCTENVQKVIHLIFGTLIQRYRRRNPWGEQMPAELESCLGVTAAAPHQPAFDLLPLGHHPGILGSQCLC
- the SNX19 gene encoding sorting nexin-19 isoform X2, with translation MEEGAAGPGSPLPPAMKAETATAAQEPPAGPSVSHLLSSRKLVALGAVLGWLLVIHLLVNVWLLCLLSALLLVLGGWLGADAIVGPSGRLHLERFIPMAVCPPNPEAERQLEQEIDRTIRMVMRDFVSSWYRTVSQEPAFEEEMEAAMRGLVQELRRRMARVDSHALAQRVLTLCGCHLQSYLQAKEATTGKQSGTAEPSQLWEAYCQATAPHPAVQSPRAEVAYTRGIVNVLLQGLVPKPHLETRTGRHVVVELITCNVMLPLISKLSDPDWIHLVLVGIFSKARTGPAGVGKPLCPASALEQPSVPTSLPLIVEVQSLADARAPSPASVLLNYSEPSHPSPEVEEGHEALEGDLGGVLEEREVGNNSSHFLQPLFLSEDAELESPLSELGKETIMLVNPGTFLSARIQDSLCALGGSQALESKDEEGSEGIEGAEAEEGPGTETETSLLVSMLNSCPEIQIDTADKDVEQGDVTSVTTLLASPERMCPPRPSCLEKDLTNGVSSLDPSLPQVLLSSSPPGPLSSATFSFEPLSSPDGPVIIQNLRITGTITAREHSGTGFHPYTLYTVKYETALDCESSSGLQQLAYHTVNRRYREFLNLQTRLEEKSDLRKFIKNVKGPKKLFPDLPFGNMDSDRVEARKSLLESFLKQLCAIPEIANSEEMQEFLALNTDARIAFVKKPFMVSRIDKVVVSAIVDTLKTAFPRSEPQSPTEELSEAETESKPQPEGKKATKSRLRFPSSKIAPALNITETQEKILYCLREGSVESEILSMSGMESFIEKQTKLLETQPAEAPGKDSEQISKGCVDDCVSGAAVPAQDLSNSDPGTETELADTALDLLLLLLMEQWRWLCTENVQKVIHLIFGTLIQRWLEVQVATLTCPQRWVQYLRLLQESIWPGGLLPEYPRPVRTQEQKAAAEKQALQSLMGVLPDIVVEILGVNKCRLSWSLVLESLRQPLINRSPCLLTLAPQGSWLYLITGI
- the SNX19 gene encoding sorting nexin-19 isoform X4, with amino-acid sequence MEEGAAGPGSPLPPAMKAETATAAQEPPAGPSVSHLLSSRKLVALGAVLGWLLVIHLLVNVWLLCLLSALLLVLGGWLGADAIVGPSGRLHLERFIPMAVCPPNPEAERQLEQEIDRTIRMVMRDFVSSWYRTVSQEPAFEEEMEAAMRGLVQELRRRMARVDSHALAQRVLTLCGCHLQSYLQAKEATTGKQSGTAEPSQLWEAYCQATAPHPAVQSPRAEVAYTRGIVNVLLQGLVPKPHLETRTGRHVVVELITCNVMLPLISKLSDPDWIHLVLVGIFSKARTGPAGVGKPLCPASALEQPSVPTSLPLIVEVQSLADARAPSPASVLLNYSEPSHPSPEVEEGHEALEGDLGGVLEEREVGNNSSHFLQPLFLSEDAELESPLSELGKETIMLVNPGTFLSARIQDSLCALGGSQALESKDEEGSEGIEGAEAEEGPGTETETSLLVSMLNSCPEIQIDTADKDVEQGDVTSVTTLLASPERMCPPRPSCLEKDLTNGVSSLDPSLPQVLLSSSPPGPLSSATFSFEPLSSPDGPVIIQNLRITGTITAREHSGTGFHPYTLYTVKYETALDCESSSGLQQLAYHTVNRRYREFLNLQTRLEEKSDLRKFIKNVKGPKKLFPDLPFGNMDSDRVEARKSLLESFLKQLCAIPEIANSEEMQEFLALNTDARIAFVKKPFMVSRIDKVVVSAIVDTLKTAFPRSEPQSPTEELSEAETESKPQPEGKKATKSRLRFPSSKIAPALNITETQEKILYCLREGSVESEILSMSGMESFIEKQTKLLETQPAEAPGKDSEQISKGCVDDCVSGAAVPAQDLSNSDPGTETELADTALDLLLLLLMEQWRWLCTENVQKVIHLIFGTLIQRFT
- the SNX19 gene encoding sorting nexin-19 isoform X3; protein product: MEEGAAGPGSPLPPAMKAETATAAQEPPAGPSVSHLLSSRKLVALGAVLGWLLVIHLLVNVWLLCLLSALLLVLGGWLGADAIVGPSGRLHLERFIPMAVCPPNPEAERQLEQEIDRTIRMVMRDFVSSWYRTVSQEPAFEEEMEAAMRGLVQELRRRMARVDSHALAQRVLTLCGCHLQSYLQAKEATTGKQSGTAEPSQLWEAYCQATAPHPAVQSPRAEVAYTRGIVNVLLQGLVPKPHLETRTGRHVVVELITCNVMLPLISKLSDPDWIHLVLVGIFSKARTGPAGVGKPLCPASALEQPSVPTSLPLIVEVQSLADARAPSPASVLLNYSEPSHPSPEVEEGHEALEGDLGGVLEEREVGNNSSHFLQPLFLSEDAELESPLSELGKETIMLVNPGTFLSARIQDSLCALGGSQALESKDEEGSEGIEGAEAEEGPGTETETSLLVSMLNSCPEIQIDTADKDVEQGDVTSVTTLLASPERMCPPRPSCLEKDLTNGVSSLDPSLPQVLLSSSPPGPLSSATFSFEPLSSPDGPVIIQNLRITGTITAREHSGTGFHPYTLYTVKYETALDCESSSGLQQLAYHTVNRRYREFLNLQTRLEEKSDLRKFIKNVKGPKKLFPDLPFGNMDSDRVEARKSLLESFLKQLCAIPEIANSEEMQEFLALNTDARIAFVKKPFMVSRIDKVVVSAIVDTLKTAFPRSEPQSPTEELSEAETESKPQPEGKKATKSRLRFPSSKIAPALNITETQEKILYCLREGSVESEILSMSGMESFIEKQTKLLETQPAEAPGKDSEQISKGCVDDCVSGAAVPAQDLSNSDPGTETELADTALDLLLLLLMEQWRWLCTENVQKVIHLIFGTLIQRLIFAHLPPKWEHPKRASVSSLTPHLLKSFT